The proteins below come from a single Ochotona princeps isolate mOchPri1 chromosome 6, mOchPri1.hap1, whole genome shotgun sequence genomic window:
- the JMJD7 gene encoding bifunctional peptidase and (3S)-lysyl hydroxylase JMJD7 isoform X1: protein MAEAALGAVRSKLREFPAAARELSVPTAVPYLDEPPTPLCFYRDWVCPNRPCIIRNALCHWPALHKWSLPYLRATVGSTEVSVAVTPDGYADAVRGDRFVMPAERRLPLSQVLDVLEGRAWHPGVLYVQKQCSNLPAELPKLLPDLEPHVPWASEALGKMPDAVNFWLGEAAAVTSLHKDHYENLYCVLSGEKHFLLHPPSDRPFIPYELYTPATYQLTEEGTFNVVDEVAMEKVPWIPLDPLAPDLARFPSYSQAQALHCTVRAGEMLYLPALWFHHVQQSHGCIAVNFWYDMEYDLRYSYFQLLDGLTRASGLN from the exons ATGGCGGAGGCGGCTCTGGGCGCCGTGCGGAGCAAGTTACGAGAATTCCCGGCCGCGGCCCGCG AGCTCAGTGTGCCCACTGCTGTGCCCTACCTGGATGAGCCCCCAACCCCACTCTGCTTCTACCGTGACTGGGTTTGCCCCAATAGGCCCTGCATCATCCGCAACGCCCTGTGTCACTGGCCAGCCCTGCACAAGTGGTCCCTCCCCTACCTGAG GGCCACAGTGGGTTCCACAGAGGTGAGCGTGGCTGTGACCCCAGATGGCTACGCGGACGCTGTGCGAGGGGACCGCTTTGTGATGCCAGCTGAGCGTCGCCTGCCCCTCAGCCAGGTGCTGGATGTGCTGGAAGGCCGGGCCTGGCACCCAGGAGTCCTCTACGTGCAGAAGCAGTGTTCTAACCTGCCCGCCGAGCTCCCCAAGCTGCTGCCCGACCTGGAGCCCCACGTGCCCTGGGCCTCCGAGGCCTTGG GAAAGATGCCTGACGCTGTGAACTTCTGGCTTGGGGAGGCAGCTGCAGTGACCTCTT TGCACAAAGACCACTACGAGAACCTCTACTGCGTGCTGTCCGGGGAGAAGCACTTCTTGCTGCACCCGCCCAGCGATCGGCCCTTCATCCCCTATG AGCTGTACACGCCGGCTACCTACCAGCTAACTGAAGAGGGCACCTTCAACGTGGTGGATGAAGTGGCCATGGAGAAG GTACCCTGGATCCCACTGGACCCCTTGGCCCCAGACCTGGCCCGGTTCCCCAGTTACAGCCAGGCACAGGCTCTTCACTGCACCGTGCGGGCTGGTGAGATGCTTTACCTGCCAGCTCTGTGGTTCCACCATGTCCAGCAGTCCCACGGCTGTATTGCTG TGAATTTCTGGTATGACATGGAATATGACCTCAGGTACAGTTACTTCCAGCTGCTCGATGGCCTCACCAGGGCATCAGGCCTCAACTGA
- the JMJD7 gene encoding bifunctional peptidase and (3S)-lysyl hydroxylase JMJD7 isoform X2 has translation MAEAALGAVRSKLREFPAAARELSVPTAVPYLDEPPTPLCFYRDWVCPNRPCIIRNALCHWPALHKWSLPYLRATVGSTEVSVAVTPDGYADAVRGDRFVMPAERRLPLSQVLDVLEGRAWHPGVLYVQKQCSNLPAELPKLLPDLEPHVPWASEALVHKDHYENLYCVLSGEKHFLLHPPSDRPFIPYELYTPATYQLTEEGTFNVVDEVAMEKVPWIPLDPLAPDLARFPSYSQAQALHCTVRAGEMLYLPALWFHHVQQSHGCIAVNFWYDMEYDLRYSYFQLLDGLTRASGLN, from the exons ATGGCGGAGGCGGCTCTGGGCGCCGTGCGGAGCAAGTTACGAGAATTCCCGGCCGCGGCCCGCG AGCTCAGTGTGCCCACTGCTGTGCCCTACCTGGATGAGCCCCCAACCCCACTCTGCTTCTACCGTGACTGGGTTTGCCCCAATAGGCCCTGCATCATCCGCAACGCCCTGTGTCACTGGCCAGCCCTGCACAAGTGGTCCCTCCCCTACCTGAG GGCCACAGTGGGTTCCACAGAGGTGAGCGTGGCTGTGACCCCAGATGGCTACGCGGACGCTGTGCGAGGGGACCGCTTTGTGATGCCAGCTGAGCGTCGCCTGCCCCTCAGCCAGGTGCTGGATGTGCTGGAAGGCCGGGCCTGGCACCCAGGAGTCCTCTACGTGCAGAAGCAGTGTTCTAACCTGCCCGCCGAGCTCCCCAAGCTGCTGCCCGACCTGGAGCCCCACGTGCCCTGGGCCTCCGAGGCCTTGG TGCACAAAGACCACTACGAGAACCTCTACTGCGTGCTGTCCGGGGAGAAGCACTTCTTGCTGCACCCGCCCAGCGATCGGCCCTTCATCCCCTATG AGCTGTACACGCCGGCTACCTACCAGCTAACTGAAGAGGGCACCTTCAACGTGGTGGATGAAGTGGCCATGGAGAAG GTACCCTGGATCCCACTGGACCCCTTGGCCCCAGACCTGGCCCGGTTCCCCAGTTACAGCCAGGCACAGGCTCTTCACTGCACCGTGCGGGCTGGTGAGATGCTTTACCTGCCAGCTCTGTGGTTCCACCATGTCCAGCAGTCCCACGGCTGTATTGCTG TGAATTTCTGGTATGACATGGAATATGACCTCAGGTACAGTTACTTCCAGCTGCTCGATGGCCTCACCAGGGCATCAGGCCTCAACTGA